In one window of Arachis ipaensis cultivar K30076 chromosome B06, Araip1.1, whole genome shotgun sequence DNA:
- the LOC107647145 gene encoding protein FAR1-RELATED SEQUENCE 5-like, producing the protein MELFGGEIGKQASWVVGVPPVRHRLKKVVRVDLNIMCQEQVGATGISVALAVTTFIEHLGMDSGSEGNSNFSGQWTDGWSSDSDEEEVWKGDEGGTVPSSESLSGSGDQISDYVKTSMLSNVVALDDAEFHGVEEAYAIYVVYEKATGFAIRKSDSIKDDEGNVVRKFFYCNRHGLREKKHYEKVDRKRAHKTEITTNCNAKFVVFLDKQSGKWRMKTFVQDHNHDLALPALTNVMLAHCNINEGDKAHIHSMHEAGFQTSQIKGIFPYLSGGYRNVHFIKKDFYNYIDDVRHSRIVQRDAQQQSFILRGKLRWIH; encoded by the exons ATGGAGCTTTTCGGAGGTGAAATCGGGAAACAAGCGTCGTGGGTCGTTGGCGTCCCACCTGTTAGGCACAGATTGAAAAAGGTTGTGCGCGTGGATTTGAACATAATGTGTCAGGAGCAGGTTGGTGCAACGGGTATATCAGTGGCATTGGCAGTCACTACATTCATAG AACACCTTGGAATGGATAGTGGGAGCGAAGGGAACTCAAACTTTTCGGGTCAATGGACTGATGGATGGAGTAGTGACTCCGACGAGGAAGAGGTCTGGAAGGG GGACGAGGGTGGCACAGTGCCTTCATCGGAGTCACTAAGTGGTTCAGGCGATCAAATAAGTGATTATGTGAAAACTTCCATGCTTTCAAACGTGGTTGCATTGGATGATGCCGAATTTCATGGGGTTGAAGAGGCTTATGCAATATATGTGGTGTATGAAAAGGCGACTGGATTTGCTATTCGAAAAAGTGATTCCATTAAAGATGATGAAGGCAATGTTGTGAGGAAATTTTTCTATTGCAATCGACACGGCTTGCGGGAGAAGAAGCATTATGAAAAGGTGGATAGGAAGAGGGCACATAAGACAGAGATTACGACCAACTGCAATGCGAAGTTCGTTGTGTTCTTAGACAAACAGAGTGGCAAGTGGAGGATGAAGACCTTTGTTCAAGATCACAATCATGATTTGGCATTGCCTGCTTTAACTAATGTCATGCTAGCCCACTGCAACATCAATGAAGGTGATAAAGCCCACATTCATAGCATGCATGAAGCAGGATTCCAAACCAGTCAGATCAAGGGGATCTTTCCATATCTGTCCGGTGGTTATCGAAACGTGCACTTCATAAAGAAGGACTTTTACAACTATATCGATGATGTACGTCACTCTCGGATCGTTCAGCGAGATGCACAGCAGCAATCATTTATCTTAAGGGGAAAACTGAGGTGGATCCATTAG